From one Triticum urartu cultivar G1812 chromosome 3, Tu2.1, whole genome shotgun sequence genomic stretch:
- the LOC125545765 gene encoding protein CPR-5-like (The sequence of the model RefSeq protein was modified relative to this genomic sequence to represent the inferred CDS: added 27 bases not found in genome assembly), with amino-acid sequence MSFAAVLARVMNSSNDSGERLHPVILSKICTSAVKESLANTYGDRFDSFMRNFENSFSSTLRTLHRINEIPVYESSPTPEYSSTDGGSGAVGNSSAVDLQNHTKEIEQDLMNSVESQLVLYARDNRQLADRAHSRSSREADQCILSAFERSVKEQARSNELKECEISLSMRKLQLKQTELALSSSSHMLEKIKLSLGFQKASFQGEKFKTQMQDTRHAEILRTLIDFLVSAVVIMSVCFAYGTYVHSYQRITDVTAACSAASRGSKSWWVPNSVSNFNSGLQFVRCHVIAATRMCFGIVMIVAIAWLASQRSALTGSNMPITFNFILLGVICGFAGRFCANTLGGDGNIWLVWWEVLCSIHLLGNCYPSVIYHVLHGPISVTHSKDGMWLPYWVRRCIFYAVLGLVIPALTGLLPFASLSDWTDHFTEEIKSFFVGNEVEA; translated from the exons GTTATGAATTCGAGCAATGATTCAGGCGAAAGATTGCATCCGGTCATCCTTTCCAAG ATCTGTACATCAGCGGTGAAGGAATCTTTGGCAAAT ACATATGGTGACAGGTTTGACAGTTTCATGAGAAATTTTGAGAATTCATTTAGCAGCACACTGAGGACGCTTCATCGTATTAATGAGATACCTGTCTATGAGAGTAGTCCTACTCCTGAATACTCTTCTACAGATGGAGGCTCTGGGGCTGTAGGAAACTCGAGCGCTGTTGATCTGCAAAATCATACAAAAGAAATCGAGCAGGACCTCATGAACTCTGTAGAAAGTCAACTTGTTCTTTATGCCAGAGACAATCGACAGCTGGCTGATCGTGCTCATAGCAGATCCTCTCGTGAAGCTGATCAGTGCATTCTCAGTGCTTTTGAGAGATCTGTGAAGGAGCAGGCTCGCTCAAACGAACTCAAGGAGTGTGAGATTAGTCTTAGCATGAGAAAGCTGCAGCTGAAACAGACTGAATTAGCTCTTAGCTCCTCCTCGCACATGTTAGAGAAGATTAAGTTGTCCTTGGGTTTTCAGAAAGCTTCCTTCCAAGGAGAGAAATTCAAGACTCAGATGCAGGACACAAGGCATGCAGAAATTCTGAGGACTCTTATAGATTTCCTTGTTAGTGCAGTGGTAATTATGTCAGTGTGTTTTGCTTATGGAACTTATGTTCACTCGTACCAACGGATAACTGATGTTACAGCAGCTTGTTCAGCTGCTTCAAGG GGATCTAAATCTTGGTGGGTGCCAAATTCAGTGTCAAACTTCAATTCTGGCTTGCAGTTCGTCAGATGTCATGTGATAGCAGCAACACGTATGTGCTTTGGCATAGTCATGATTGTGgcaattgcttggttagcatccCAGCGTTCCGCACTGACTGGATCAAATATGCCTATAACTTTCAATTTCATTTTGTTGGGAGTTATTTGCGGCTTTGCTGGAAGGTTTTGTGCCAATACTCTAGGCGGTGATGGAAATATCTGGCTTGTATGGTGGGAAGTCCTTTGTTCCATCCATTTACTTGGAAACTGTTATCCATCTGTTATTTACCACGTTCTTCATGGTCCTATATCAGTAACTCACAGCAAGGATGGTATGTGGCTCCCGTACTGGGTTCGCCGGTGCATATTTTATGCTGTGCTGGGGCTTGTTATCCCAGCCTTGACTGGCTTACTTCCATTTGCTTCTCTCTCTGACTGGACGGACCATTTTACGGAAGAGATAAAATCCTTCTTTGTTGGTAACGAAGTTGAAGCCTGA